The Herpetosiphonaceae bacterium nucleotide sequence CGCACCATCTGGATCATGCGCGCGTCGGGATAGTCCGCAAAGATCATGTCGACATAATGCTCGTTGTTGAGCGATTTATCACCCCAGCGCACCTTGCCGAGCCGCTCGGCGTGGTGCTCTTCGAGCAGCGCAAACAGCCGGGCGTAGGAGGGCTGGCCGTGCCAGAACTCGCGCCGGATGCGCTCAGGATCGGGCTGGAGCTTGAGGTGCCGCTTGTAGCGCAGCATCGCGGCCAGGCAGCGCTCGAAGTTGGCCGGATCGCGCAGATCGCCGTACTGGCCGTAGAAGAAGCGCCAAAAGTTTGTCCGCCGGGTCATGGCAATATTCGGATGCGAGGCCAGCAGCGCGTACATCAAGCTGGTTCCGCTGCGCTCGATCCCTGCCAAAAAAATCGGTCCATGCGCCATCAGGTTCGCTCCTCTTGCAC carries:
- a CDS encoding sulfotransferase — protein: MAHGPIFLAGIERSGTSLMYALLASHPNIAMTRRTNFWRFFYGQYGDLRDPANFERCLAAMLRYKRHLKLQPDPERIRREFWHGQPSYARLFALLEEHHAERLGKVRWGDKSLNNEHYVDMIFADYPDARMIQMVRDPRDRFASAITRWKTIRGRIGTGAARWRRSVEQGQHNAERYPDRYLIVRYETLVEQPEATLRQVCAFIGEPYTPAMLTMEG